A window of Gossypium hirsutum isolate 1008001.06 chromosome D13, Gossypium_hirsutum_v2.1, whole genome shotgun sequence genomic DNA:
AAAGAATGCCTCTGTATCCGGACTTCTTCCTATGAGATGCCTTCCATCACCCGAGTCTGATCCTACTAATGTATCACTTGCAAAATCTCCAAGGACTTCTAATACCAATGACATACTTCTGGAAACAAGTAAAGAAAATTTGTATGTCGGTTCTTACCATGACAAAGTCAACTACAATAATGCAGACAACATACTTGCTGATGACTGTCATCAGACTCCGCTACCAAATCATCCCTCGATTATTATAGATTCATCATCATCTAAACCAAGGGAATTGACAAATCTTTCACGATTGAATTTAGGTCCTAGAAGTGGTTGTTTTACTTTAGGAGGTTCCCTTCGTTGGCGCAGTTCACCTATTACACCAAAATCCCCTATAGACAAAGAGCTTCAACAGCTCGACTCCGACGGTGGACTATATGACATTTTGGAGGATGATACACCTGAGATGTTGAAAGACACTTCTACACCTTTAAAGTCCGTGAAAGCAAGTTCCCCGAACGGAAAACGAGTTTCACCTCCTCACAAATTGCATCAGCTCGGGTCAAGCTCTTCGGGATCGTTAAGAAGTGGCCGTAAATTCTTGCTAAAAGCCGTGCCTTCATTTCCACCTCTCACTCCTTGCATTGTTTCAAAAGGTAACAGTAATGAGAGTAGAAGCTATTATGAAGAAGATGGTAGCAAAGATCAATGATCAAGACCTGCACTTTAGAGTAAGGTATTACATATTAATGCCTCCCTTTTTTATGATGTGAATTTATGTGGCTAAAATACTGGTTTTTGCTACATGATTCTGCATACATGTTAGTTTCGGTATGTTCGTCTTGGGACTGTTTGCTTCTAGAAAACAAATGCCATAAAAATTTAGTTGATGTTTCTTGTAGATTTTTCATTTGGATGTTTGTAATGAAAAACCATGTATGTTTCTTTCCTTTTAATTAGGGGAAGGAAACATGCCCTTCATCCCTGCTAAAATCATATTTTGTTTAGGGGTGATTGCAtcatgattaaattattaaaagcaagagctaaaattattatttttcttttttttttttatgtatatttaaaaaattatacgtATTCATATTATGTGTTGGGTATCATTGCACAAGAATGTGAAGGCGATAAAGCTTTATACTATATTGTACCGACCAATTgattaatataaaacttaaaacagTTACCAATATTTTTTTGTATCAACGAAAATCTCACAGGATTGGTGAAAGGTGTTCACTTTTATGTCCTGAGAATTAATTACCAAATAATGTTGTATGTGTGATGCTTGAATTGTAACACAGGAGACCTATGTGGAaagtcttttattattttattttccacttTGTAATTGATTTCActtttagttaaattatataataaattataacaGTCTCACAGCATTCACAAAAAATCATTctctaataaattataatagtCTCATAgcattaaaaaaaaagttcattATCTCTCACTATCTCGTGACTTGCAtggaatgataattaaattacttattggACACCCGTCTAACATGAAATCAAGTTTTGTGACCCATCTCTTACccctaaaattatattaaaaaatgtcATTATCTAACTATAATTCACCTCACCATTATCATTACATTAATATCATTACAATAACTAATCTCATTATTATCCATCAAATGGAACTTAAATCCCCACTAGACTATAACATTAACATCACTATTTTCAAAACCTGAGCTTAACAGCTAATTAGAACAAAAACCAACCAAGATATCAATCCGAAAAACTAAAAAGCTAATTGTATAAGCTTTCtctatttttcaatatttttaatattataattttttaaaacaatttattcaattgcaATGGATAAACCGATCAGATTGACCAAACTTATCGGACCAATAGCCGGTGGTCTGACAGATTGACCAAAGGTCATTAGTTCTGAAAACCTTGAGTAACATTAACAAAAAAGAATGACATCAGGGCATGCAATCTACAGATTTGCTCTAacaatcaaagttcaaaggctttGTTTATTCTAGAATTGCTTTGCGTGCATTGAATGCGTAAAATGTGGTTCACAGTTCTGTATATTATTGGGACACTGCCAACAGACTTAAACCTAAATAAGTGATTCAGTTCAAAAACTGACACAGATGACTGTGTAAACCAACCAAAACAGGaattgtaaaaattcagtccactTCCGCTATCAAAATACCATACGCAAATAAAGATAATCAAACACAAATTTCAACAGCAATGACTATGAGATACGGCATGAAAACCCTTAAGGAATGGTTCGCTGATACAGAGGCAAAGCTCCCAATGCTTCTCGCTCTGCTCTCTCCTTCTTCACCTACAAGATATAAGCAAAAACTTTTATCatttcaaaacttaatacaaCAACTAAAAAGACAATTCGATTCAATACAGCTATTCCTAGAAATCTTTACAGCTTAAATACTGGGATATGTCGGCACTGAATCTAGAAATAATCATAAAGATTGTCGGTAGTATGACTAGTAAAACTGAGGCAAAGACCACTAAAAGTGCGTTATAAGCAGTGATTCCCTACTCagataaaaacatagaaatataaattaggactattactttatagattatgtttgtcaaaacataccaagtaataatacaataatattaaaacatactAATTACTACCTCATATAAATTACAGGTTGTATCATGTCAAAATTACTCCAATTATCAGTTTTTCTAAAGTACACATGTAGGATACATATTTGACAAGTATATGGTTAGGATACATATTTGACAAGTATATGGTTTACTATCTTTTTTAGGCAAACTTAGAATAACTGAGCCAAACATATATTGCACACTGAAATTTCATGAATAGCCAAAGCCAAACAATGCAAACAATGCAAACAAAATCCAAGTCAAGTTATCAACAGAACTTTTAATATACAAGAACTTACAAGAGCAAGCATATCTTGAAGATAGCTCCTAAATGGTGTCTGCATTTTCTGCAAAGGAAAGATAAAATCCAATGAATTAGAATTGATTAtgcattttcaagccaaaaaaaCTTATAGAATGCTGTTTTTCCTCAATCCCTTTCTTCttacaaaatgaaaaaaagtgGCAAGCATATATGGGTCATTATAAACATAATCAAACATAGCAACTAATGTTAACAAAAATAGTCATAGCTTAATCGTACTAAAATGAATTATAATATACTAGTTCCTAGCTCTGCATAGAGTTTGTTAAATAGCCTTAGTCAGGGATTGTGCTTTCTATGTAAAAAAGAGTTTTGTTTGGACTTTGCAACTTCCATTCTAATAATTTACAGTAATTTAGGCTTCTATATCCAATTGTATTAACTATAGAATTAGGCAGCAGAAATCAAAAGCATACATACCTTAtcaagatttttctctttttatatatatatataaaattacaggTATCAATGACATAAATTTAAAGGCAATAGGATTTATAATAGGATTTATTCAAGGTTCCAGACATTAAAAAGCTAATTTTTATTCACAATTACAGAAAAAAAAACCGTCAATCCTCTAAGATAAAATACTCAAATAAGATTTCTCAAAAAATCTTCACTgatttaagaaaaaaagaaaaaaaaagaaaaacctgaaGATCTTCGGGGAGATACTCGTGCTTCATGGAGAGATCCATTGCACGCTTAAGGCGTTGGTTACGAGCATCGACAATCTCACGGGGCAGCCGATTCAACGCCTCCTTGATATCCAAGTCATAGTAAGGATCGTACAGATCGTCGTAACGAAGGCCTAAACAAATTACCGAATAGGTTTTAACTGAAATTAAGAAACAAAGGAGATGAgattaaggttagggttttttggGGGAAAACCGTACCGTATTTGCGGAGGCGTGTGGTAAGGGCTTTCATATGCAGAGAAGCTAACCAGCTCTTCTTCGGATCCAAAAGTGATTGCAAAAACGACGACATTTTGGCTGTGCTTTGCCTTCTTCCTCGGCCAAGTATCTGAGGTTTTTTATTTTCTGGAATTAAGGGTTTGTTACAGTAAATGTGGCTATATTATATATCGACCAAGTCACCAAGACTCGCGATATCTCTCTTGAGATATTGAACAATTATTACTTTTTAGGGCAAATTACACCTAAGGTCATTAAATTATGGGTAAACTACATTAGTAGTCACCTAATtatgtttgttttcttttttggtcaccgaactatgaaaagttacaaaacagtcacccaattatgaaaatttacaaaatgatcactcaactattcatttttgtcttttttggtcacaCAACTATTTTGGATTTTTGCCTATTTCCATTTTTACCTTAGTTTGCATGTCATAAAAAATAGCAAATTTGAATAGTTGGATGATCTgcaacttttcatagttgggtaACTTTTAGTTCATAGTTGGGTAACTTTTACTGTGTTTACccttaaattattagtaagtttacattttggtcactcaaattcaaaaagttacaaaatagtctttgagctatttaaaagttttcatttaagtcacttgTACCTCATATTGgcgtataataataaattttaatagtataaatggatgaaaattttaacacaatgatcaatttgctctttgatctaatatatagggactaatttacccattttttagcAGATGAGGCAAAATGTAAATTGACTCCTAATGTAGGGGCCTTCATGATACTTTTTACCGACAAAATGATTTAAACTTAAAATCTTAAAAACAAATTGGTTCAATCTTACTCCACACAGCCCGAAATTAACCTGACCAATGTAATTTAAGCCTTCgtctaaacgttaaaattattGTATTATGAATTATATTGCATTTTCCCCCATTTACTAAAAAAGgggtaaattaatctttatatgttgaatcaaaaagcaaattgattaatctgttaaaaatttcattgattTCTACTTTAAAACTAGTCCCCATATGTTAGTATGATTTATATGTGACATGTCATGTATAACTATCAGGTTGTTTTGTTAGCCACACccgtttttaacaatacaaatagatgaaaattttaatcaaaaggactaatttgctATTCTAATTAATGTATAAACTAATTTGTTAGGtgcaaaatataatttgattacTAGTAGAGGTGCCTGGATGGTATTTTTAAcgctaaaatttatattttaatttagctcTAACCTATTGTAACCCGTGGTTTCGTTTTAGCCGTAGTGGAAGTGTAATCTTCAGTCGACCGATCCCAAATGAGAGGAACCATTGGCAGGACCTTCTCTAACCCTACCAATCACTACCTTACATCTCTTACCAAACgcacctcttttctcttccaaTCCTCCTCCCCTTTCTCCGCTTCCTCCAGCTCCGGTGACGGCCGTGGCAGAGGCCGCGGCCGTGGGGGCGCCTCCCCTTCTGGTACGTTCGGTGGTTTCACTCCAGCCCTTGGAAAACCTGATTCAGAGGACACGAAGCGTGACTCGGCTGAATCACAAGCTGTTGGATTAGGCCATGGCCGTGGAAGAGGAATACCCTTTTCGTCTGAACCTATTATcccttctttctcttcttttgtttCCCAAAATGGGTCTGGTCGAGGCCGAGTCACCAATGAGTCACTTCGGCAGACACCTCCGCCTCCGCCGCCTCCGAGGGAAGCAAAGCAGCCGATCTTTGTTATGAAACAGGATGAGATTGAAACTGATTCGTCTGCCAAGCTACCTGCTGAGTCGGTTCAGTCGAGTGAGCGAACTCTTTCACCTAGCACACCCTCAGTCGCCTCATTATCGGGTGCTGGGCGGGGCAAGCCCGTGAAACAACCAGAGCCTGTCTTGCAGACCAAGGAAGAAAATAGGCATATCAGGCAGAAGCagaagcagcagcagcagcagcagcagcaacaacaacaacagccTCCTTCGCCCCGGTTGAGTAAGGAAGAAGCAGTAAAGAAAGCAATGGGCATTCTTtcaaggaaaagtgaaagtgatgaaaGGGAGGATATGGGTAGGAGTGGAGGTAGAGGAAGAGGTAGGGGTAGAGGTAGAGGTGCGCAAATGGGTAGGggaagaggaagaagggagggaGAAGACACAAGGGAAGAGGAGGAAGCTGTTAAAGAGCTTAGAGATGAACTTTACTTAGGGAACAATGCGGATGGGGAGAGGTTGGCCGAAACTATTGGAGCTGACAGTATGAATAAGTTGGTTGAAGGGTTTGAAGAGATGAGCAGTAGAGTTTTGCCTTCTCCTATGGATGATGCCTACTTGGAAGCTTTGCATACCAACTTTATGGTGAGTTGTTCACCTCTTAAAATTTTGTTCCATGATTATTATCATTCATTAGGATTAGatattaaaatgttttctttttgcTATGTATGCTATCAGCTGAAAGAGAATTGGCctggtgatatatatattatagactaaattttcttgtaatttgTGTAGAATTGGACTCAGGGAatgttttaagtatattttattttagataaattGCAGAGAATTCCTATCTGAAAATAGAGTTACTGTGTAGCAGAATAATATTAAGGGTGGAGAGTCTGATTTCCTGTATGGTAAAGGAGGGGGTTGGCTAGTGTGGGCAAATCTTTCCCTTACTCGTTGTTATGGGAAGGGATGGGATTAACAATTTAATATGGGGGTGGGGACTAGGGATGGGAGTGCTTTTCTTGCTTCATAGTCTGCTTTAATGGCATTCTTAGTCAAAGCTGGCGATTGCTAGATTAGAATTAGAGTTAGTCCTATGTTCACAGTTATCACCATGTCTAATACCTTGTATAAGGTCTCAATGTTAATTTGGAAGTTCATTTACTTGTGTTTGTGCTTTTATTTTAAATACGAAGGTAACTTTAGTTTGCAACAGAGAGTATGATAAATGATGTAAAGTATTCAGTTAACTTGATTGAAAAACGAGGATTAATTTGTATGTATGATGTTAAGGATTCGAATTCTGTCccatgaattttaattgttttaggaTAGAAAACGTATAAATGAAAAACCTGGGTTGGGACAGAGTTCTAACTTCTGTTAATCGTCATTATGTTGTTTGAGGCTTATCTAGAATAAGATAGTAGATGGGCTTTAGGGGTGACAACTACAGTAATAAGTTTTAATCTGAAAGATATGCctcagtaatttatttattttataatctacgAGGCTGGTAATACTCTATAGCTATGTTAGGCTCTAATTGGTTGTTGTGAAATTATATTCACATTGCTGCCCTTGCATTCTGTAATTTGTTcagaataatttaatatattcttGTTGATTTTCAATGATTCACTTGTTCTGACGATAATGTACAGCAAATATTTTGATATTCCTGAAGTTGTTCAAGGAGTGTATTTTTGGTTTGTTCTTGAAAATTCTTGTATTAGATGGCTATTATGAGCTCATTGTCAATTACTTTGATTAATCAAGAAAATTGAAATTTGTGTTTACTTGCGTGCTACATAACAGTTTGGGCTGGTAAGTCATCTGATTCTTTTTCTTAGTAATTACTGTTTATAAAGGCGTTTTTGGTATGTAATTAAATGATTACCAGTTTGCTCGGTTCATTAGGATTGTTTAGAAGGTATATACTTGGTTGCTATAAGTTTTCCTTGGACTAGAATTTTGTGTAATGCGAAGCATTGCTAACAAATAGGTTTATGTGTTGTAGATACAATTGATAATGCACATTTAAAAGAAGAACAATTGAAACAAGATCAAACTAATTCAACCATTTCCTTAATTGAACATTGCAACAAGAATATGCATGGACTGTATTGTCAAACATTGATGTTTTTGTGTGAATCTTGATTCAAAGCTTTTATGTACTTATTTGGGTTTCAGATAGAGTTCGAACCTGAATATCTGATGGAAGAGTTTGGGACTAACCCAGATATTGATGAGAAACCACCTATGTCTCTTAGAGATGCACTTGAGAAGGTGAAGCCTTTCCTCATGTCATATGAAGGAATTGAAAATCAAGAGGAGTGGGAGGTATATTCTATTTCTTTGACCTTGACTCGTTGTTAACAGGATGTATTTCTTCTATATGATTGACATGGAGAACTAGAAATATTTCTTATTTACTGATATAGTAagttttttaatcaaattctttcTGGAGGACATGCTGCTTTAAGTTAATCCTATAGTTGAAATTGGACTAGTTTATGTCCTTAGTTTCTAAGTCAGTAAATCACCGTAAGGAATTAAGGATGTCATGGTAAAAAAATTTTAGCACACAAATTTTCTTAAAGAAATTGGAGAGTTAACCTGTGAAATCAACACAACTTTATCAATTCTGGTAAACCTTGTATTTTGTCAGCTGTCAAACATATTGCTTTGTTGTATAACGTGATGTTCTCAAAGAACTAATATCTCTCTGCTTTTGTTGGTTTTCCACATCAAAAGAATCACAGTGGAACTCCATATTGGAAGAAATATTCATTATATGCTTAATGGAGAAAAAATCAGCACTTCATTTCCGAATGGAGGCATTCTTTTTGGACCTGTTGCATTTTCTGGAAAAGGACACCGATAATTCTTTTTTCTTGATAGTCTATTGTAGATGACTTCTTCATGTGAATAGCTGTATACTATCTTTTCCACATTCATAACATTTCAGGAAGCCATCAAGGAAACAATGGATAAGGTGCCTCTACTGCAAGAGATCATTGATTACTACAGCGGACCTGATAGAGTAACTGCAAAGAAACAGCAAGAGGAGTTAGAAAGAGTTGCAAAAACTATACCCAAAAGTGCACCTGCTTCTGTGAAGCAGTTTGCAAATCGTGCAGTTCTTACTCTTCAGGTTACTATTTATTCTTAACTAATGTTTACTTCCATGCACAATTGCATTTGTGGAACATGTTCTCTGGTGATGTGAACAGGATTTGAACTTTAGCTTCCTTATATTCTTTTTGGACTTGCATAATAGATTTGACACATTTGGAAAGAACTTGTCTGCCATAGGTATGAGATCCCTGGCACTTCAAGAAGGTTAAAGACACTAACAGGCACAAGCTTTATGGTTGAGTTTTGTTATTACAAGTAACCCTAAAGGTGCTATTTGCATGAGGCATAAGAAGACAGGAACTATAAAAAAGtggaagttttaatttttttttttgtttgtcctttttatttttttgtataaattctCTTTAAGAAAGGTAGAAATGAGTCACCTTCCTGGCTTCCCCTGAGCCATGGGTGATGATTTTAGTTAGCTGGATTGAGCATAAGAGAAAGCACAATGTAGATTGAAAATTCCAGAATTTAGTATTTTAGCTGCTAGAACCATGTATGAATGAGTTAGTTGCATAACGCTGTCATGGATTTACTTTGCTGATATCATTTGTAAAATGGAAGGGTTGGAATCACCTTTCTCACAGATTCTGATGCAGGGATGTTAGATTCTGGGCTATATCCAATATATCAATTTTGATACGTTAATAGTTCTGTTTATGTATATTGACATGTTGGTATATTTGTATCATGTTTGTTCCAATTTTTCCGTGTCATGCCATGTTCCATGTTTGATCAATCATGACTGTCCAAAATTGCCGGATCTAACTTGAACTTGTCTAATGCAGAGCAACCCTGGTTGGGGATTTGACAAAAAATGCCAGTTCATGGATAAGCTTGTATGGGAGGTCTCTCAACAATACAAATAAAGGTAGAAGGCTTTGGTTTATTTAGTGAAGATGATACTAAGTAATTATTGCCTCATGCCATTGGAATAAGTTGActacatttttttttttgagggaGGAGGGGGTGGGGGATGTATGAACATAATTTTGGTGAAGAGAGATTTTGCTTGTATATTTGATCCTGCTGGAAAATGAACTATTGTAATAGATTTATATGCTAGTTAAATTTTAAGCATTGGTCAATAAGCATTACTTTGAGAGAGCAAAATGCTGAAGTTTTTGTTCTGTTTAACTGGAAATTGcaatatttgcttcttgtgttgTGATGAATTGCTGCTATTTCTGTCCTGATGTTGCTATGCTATATGATTGTTATTGACAGTCAACTTAATTTTAATCAGCCTTACCTGTTTAAGGTTTACGTTAAAATATCCCATAAGTCCCTGTACTCTTAgagaatttgaaatttagtttctttatttttcagattttaaaatttaggttttaACTGTTAATGGcatgtaaaatttgatcaaagtcgaagttacatgtaaacaattgAATGAAATCAAAGTGTTTGTATCACATTACACATTGTATCAAAATTTATGTGTAATTTCGGGACTTAGTCCCTTTTAcagattatatattttttggtactAAACTATATAGTAAAATAGACATATAGAGTAAAATAGACATAGAATACAAAAGTGacaactaaaatatgaaataagcTTTGGTACTTGACAACTAAATGGGAATGGCCTAGATCATCTACAACCATCAGCTTTCTTCTTTCCTCTGCTTCACAAAGTGCTTTCTGAAGTTCTTCTTCCACTCTCTTTTGCACCTCTAGCTCCACCAGTTCCTGAGTTGACTCATCATCAACATCAACTCTTGTTCTTGTTATTCTTGTTTTTCTTGTTGATGATAATGttcctcctttttttcttttctcctctacTCTTCTCTTCCATTCTTTGAGTTGCATCACCTATATTTATACATGTAATGTACTTTTATGTTATacatttatgtatgtatatataccctaaactattaatattatttagaGATGAAGTTTCATTTAGTTTTGAACTTGACAAGTTTTCTTAACTtgattttgaacttttttttgtccATATTAATCTTTGAACTTGATAAGTTTTCTCAATTTTGGTCCTTATGATGATGTGGgaatttgaaatagggacacatcaTCACCTAAACAACATGACACAATATTAATGTGTCATATCAGATCAAAACCGGAAAATATTGTCAAGTTCCAAAATTAACGTGgacaaaaaaagtaattaaattgtaaaaagttgccacattaaaaaaaattaaatattactttatccctattatttattatacataaatggattccctaaacccttaaccattaatataatatattacctGCTGTTTGGCTGCCAATGCTTCTTTGCAAGCTGCATGGTACATATCCATTGTTTGTTTCAGCTCTATCCTTAACCTTCTTGTTTCATCATTGTCTTCCGGCTatttataaaaagaagaaaaacaaacaatGTAAAGCTAGAATTGAACTTAGTTATCAAAATTCTCTTCAAAGAACATATATAAATGTACGTCTATACGAGCATATATACATGTTGAGGGGTTGACTCCTTTTGAAAAAGATTTTTGAAGTATCATTCGTCACGTAATCGACCAGTCCTCTAATAATCGAATGTATTGTCCTCTAGAGAATTCGTTTCGTGTACTTTGTTGAGAGTTAATGTGTTGTGAATAGTTACTCTAAGGGATTAGTCCATAGAGCCAGGAGCACCTCAATTGTATGAAGGCGTATGGCCATTCATCTAGGAGACATGAGCATCTCCCTCTTGGTGGGATTCAAACCTCTAACCTATAGTATATAAGTCACTTGTTGGAAAATGTGGTACTATTGGTATATAGTCCTAGTGGCACCATGGTTGCAAGTAAGGGCCTTAAGCTTCAAGTCCGTGGTTCAACCTCCCCCTCCTCTCCTCCCCACAACACATAAGTGAGCTCTATAATATTACATGCCCTATATTGACACTTCTCTCTTAACTCTTATACTAATCGGGGCACTCATGGTACACTAATTTTTGATTAAGTACGAGAGACAATCTCGACATAGAAACAATACCTTTGATTGATGGGGATTTGATCGGTTACCTAGGGGACGACACTTCGAAGATATATATGACCCATTGTAAAAGTTGATAAAGTGTTGAAGGCATTGAAATTAGAGTAGGACTTACTGCAGATTCCGGAGAAGATGGTGATTCATACTCCAACAAAGACGAATACTCAGAGAGAGTGGTGGGAATGGAATGATGCTTCTGGCCAGTCCGAAAAGCAGGCAGGTCCAGGGCGGGTGACGAGGTCACCGGCACCGCAAAAGACCGTCGGAAGGGGTCCATAATAGGGGGTGATCTCAAGGAAGTACCAAGGTTTTGATATAAAGACGAATTCAAGCCATCACTGCCTGCCCCTGAGGATGAGTTCATGTCAAGTGCTGAAACTTCATCATCATAGAATAACCCATCGTCTTCTCTGGACATTTCatctttttttaattacattcaCATCccaatattcaaaataataaataaataacaccTGATGAATTCACGTAACATGTAAAAATTGTTCAATCGATGGGGTTACTAAGCAGTGGATGGTAAAAGCTTACATGATTGAGTCATCCTCACTGTTCAAGCTTTGAGCTCTACCGGGGACCGGTCGACTAGCAAGTCGTGCTGCAGCAACCTTTCGTTTCGCAATAACATAAACATTGCAAAAATCTGGTGCCAGTTTTAGTATGCTAGATGGGGTATCTGTACCcttgaataatctgtacgtacatAACACTGAACTCAGACCATAAACATACATACAtccatgcatgcatgcatttagCAGTTGAAAGGTAGAAGTAAAGATGCAGGCATTACCTGGAAATTCCAGTCTTTGAGACAGCACCAACAAACAGAGTCTCAATTCCATATTGGTTAACGTATCCAACAAGTGCTTTTGCAACATCTGTTTCCTCTAGCACCACTGTTTCACATTGTATCTGACACACACATAAAAAAAACACACTAGAATTGATCAAATTTTGTTTTGGTCCCTCTACTATGTTCATAATTTAGATTAAGTACTGTATTTTAATTTGGTGCATCTGTTTTTCTTGGTACATTACATACTGGGGGGAAGGGGATGTTATTGGTAGGATTTCAACCCTAAAGCTCATAACTACTTGCATCTTTGAGTTGTTGGCATATTGTGATCTCTATTTCTATAATCTCATTaattaattcaaacaattaaGGCATCATGTCAAATTTAGTCCCATATTTACATCTTTTTATCAATGtgacccttattctttttttgagttaaatttgatcatTTCAAAAAGAgctaaattgtttaaaaaataaaaataaaaatgctgactaaaatattaaaatttttaatgtcgTTCTAACAACCCACATCGCAATCCATGTGACTTTATGTTGACATGATCCTGTTTGTCTTATATGACACATcgacaaataatttaaaaattataaaaaattaaataaataaaaataaaatcaaaattaaagaaatatataaaaagttcataaaaggAAGCATGACATACTTGTGGATTACTATGGGAGATATGTTTAAAAAGTTcaatgttttttaatattttcactaaaaaaaattCGACTCTTTTCTAAagattgatggttaaatttaaccttttttctaAAAGCCAGAAcaccaaatttagctaaaaaaacaaaattgaaaaaatataaatgttgagggctaaatttaacattatacCAATAATTAATAAGTCCCTT
This region includes:
- the LOC107937176 gene encoding cytochrome b-c1 complex subunit 7-2, mitochondrial is translated as MSSFLQSLLDPKKSWLASLHMKALTTRLRKYGLRYDDLYDPYYDLDIKEALNRLPREIVDARNQRLKRAMDLSMKHEYLPEDLQKMQTPFRSYLQDMLALVKKERAEREALGALPLYQRTIP
- the LOC107937191 gene encoding DDRGK domain-containing protein 1 — encoded protein: MRGTIGRTFSNPTNHYLTSLTKRTSFLFQSSSPFSASSSSGDGRGRGRGRGGASPSGTFGGFTPALGKPDSEDTKRDSAESQAVGLGHGRGRGIPFSSEPIIPSFSSFVSQNGSGRGRVTNESLRQTPPPPPPPREAKQPIFVMKQDEIETDSSAKLPAESVQSSERTLSPSTPSVASLSGAGRGKPVKQPEPVLQTKEENRHIRQKQKQQQQQQQQQQQQPPSPRLSKEEAVKKAMGILSRKSESDEREDMGRSGGRGRGRGRGRGAQMGRGRGRREGEDTREEEEAVKELRDELYLGNNADGERLAETIGADSMNKLVEGFEEMSSRVLPSPMDDAYLEALHTNFMIEFEPEYLMEEFGTNPDIDEKPPMSLRDALEKVKPFLMSYEGIENQEEWEEAIKETMDKVPLLQEIIDYYSGPDRVTAKKQQEELERVAKTIPKSAPASVKQFANRAVLTLQSNPGWGFDKKCQFMDKLVWEVSQQYK
- the LOC107937192 gene encoding U-box domain-containing protein 51; the encoded protein is MSQYVRGENPERKDRLVAVGVDKDKYSLQALHWAVDNFLTRGQTLRLVHVLQKPINPLQDESNVGGERQVDNQNLDLFLPLRSLCARKQIQCETVVLEETDVAKALVGYVNQYGIETLFVGAVSKTGISRLFKGTDTPSSILKLAPDFCNVYVIAKRKVAAARLASRPVPGRAQSLNSEDDSIIEDDGLFYDDEVSALDMNSSSGAGSDGLNSSLYQNLGTSLRSPPIMDPFRRSFAVPVTSSPALDLPAFRTGQKHHSIPTTLSEYSSLLEYESPSSPESAPEDNDETRRLRIELKQTMDMYHAACKEALAAKQQVMQLKEWKRRVEEKRKKGGTLSSTRKTRITRTRVDVDDESTQELVELEVQKRVEEELQKALCEAEERRKLMVVDDLGHSHLVVKYQSLFHILVVTFVFYVYFTLYVYFTI